A DNA window from Bdellovibrio sp. BCCA contains the following coding sequences:
- a CDS encoding ferritin-like domain-containing protein, whose amino-acid sequence MKNFTKSIQVLIELVTREPQMESAWLTALAHLEHLAAEQILGNITKSTPQEHISEIKTHAADESRHRDTILKIRPFQEAINEDYLNLSQRLCAIAESFIKGYFATTILTTARSRFVAYVHGAIIIEQFPFQIYSAYIQGTKDIQIREAMQSILDDEVGHIQLGKKFWQQLPQNGRLSLSELQIIEKEMCQIMVERMTEIVSRFQNRDAFFLPSSKASTRLAWMLGERPWATCAWIHVLGKSEEIASRHMQRIFKIRNLPLPQEMPAHVEDELRHAKLLQRSVLLQRRSWLAKCPYKEAELAMGHLLEKYLVLFFSSIMKRFKDPHSIYLYGAWGLEMRVFKHYTEIMKWTDDVGVAHTISGILIDETEHTHMVHTSLIERNILNPEALKWVRQLEEDLFESACKEALDLIFQLDEKPDFAPPYRHTFHSVPQMLSVNTESATLELN is encoded by the coding sequence ATGAAAAATTTTACGAAGTCCATCCAAGTTTTAATCGAGCTCGTCACACGTGAACCACAAATGGAATCTGCATGGTTGACGGCCTTGGCACACTTAGAACATCTGGCGGCAGAACAGATTTTGGGAAATATCACAAAGTCCACGCCGCAAGAACACATTAGCGAAATTAAAACTCACGCCGCTGATGAGTCCCGCCATCGCGACACCATTTTAAAAATCCGTCCTTTTCAGGAAGCCATCAACGAAGATTATTTAAATCTTAGTCAGCGCCTGTGTGCAATCGCCGAATCTTTTATCAAAGGTTATTTCGCTACAACTATTTTAACAACGGCGCGATCCCGTTTTGTCGCTTACGTTCACGGTGCCATCATCATTGAACAGTTTCCATTTCAAATTTATTCCGCTTACATCCAAGGAACTAAAGACATCCAGATCCGCGAAGCCATGCAGAGTATATTGGATGACGAAGTCGGACACATTCAACTCGGAAAAAAGTTTTGGCAACAACTCCCCCAAAACGGGCGACTGTCTTTAAGTGAACTTCAGATCATCGAAAAAGAAATGTGTCAGATCATGGTTGAGCGCATGACCGAAATCGTCTCGCGCTTTCAAAATCGGGATGCTTTCTTTTTACCTTCAAGCAAAGCCAGTACTCGTCTGGCATGGATGTTAGGAGAGCGTCCCTGGGCCACCTGCGCATGGATTCATGTTTTAGGAAAAAGTGAAGAGATCGCGTCTCGGCACATGCAGCGTATTTTTAAAATCCGCAACCTGCCTTTACCTCAAGAAATGCCAGCGCACGTTGAAGACGAACTACGCCATGCAAAACTTCTACAACGAAGTGTCCTCTTACAACGTCGTTCTTGGTTGGCTAAATGTCCTTACAAAGAAGCCGAGCTGGCGATGGGACATTTGCTGGAAAAGTACTTGGTTCTTTTCTTTAGCTCCATCATGAAGAGATTCAAAGATCCCCACAGTATTTATCTTTACGGAGCTTGGGGGCTTGAGATGAGAGTCTTTAAACACTACACGGAAATCATGAAATGGACTGACGACGTCGGCGTAGCCCACACAATTTCAGGAATCTTGATCGACGAAACGGAGCATACGCACATGGTTCATACGTCCTTGATCGAAAGAAATATTCTGAATCCTGAAGCGCTCAAATGGGTCCGTCAACTAGAAGAAGATCTGTTTGAAAGCGCCTGCAAAGAAGCGTTGGATCTTATTTTTCAATTAGATGAAAAACCTGATTTTGCTCCACCTTATCGACACACCTTCCACTCGGTTCCGCAAATGTTATCTGTAAACACAGAATCCGCCACACTGGAGTTGAATTGA
- a CDS encoding SAM-dependent methyltransferase: MISFDANNPFPLLKLDTYSYKEAQDHAILVDEWLGFQIDSCEEKVRSKSKTQENIPQQNWEHLSVQAFQTPYVEIRNILDLLSLTPGKHVVDLGCAYGRMGFVLGAHYKDIGFSGYELEQDRVLEAQRVLSHFSYPEINFYTADLSASEFVLPEADVYFIFDYGNESAVKKTLVDLQKIAQKRSIEVIARGRLSRFLVHKEHPWLSEVETPRHYPHFSIYRS; encoded by the coding sequence ATGATTTCTTTTGATGCGAACAATCCCTTTCCTCTTTTAAAACTTGATACTTATTCTTACAAAGAAGCCCAAGATCACGCGATCCTCGTTGATGAGTGGTTGGGTTTTCAGATTGATTCTTGCGAGGAAAAAGTTCGCTCCAAATCTAAAACCCAAGAAAATATTCCGCAACAAAACTGGGAGCATCTTTCCGTTCAAGCGTTCCAAACTCCTTATGTGGAAATTCGCAATATCTTAGATCTTCTTTCGCTGACACCTGGAAAGCATGTTGTGGATCTGGGTTGTGCCTATGGAAGAATGGGCTTTGTTTTAGGCGCACACTACAAAGACATTGGTTTTAGTGGATACGAATTAGAACAAGACCGTGTTCTTGAAGCGCAACGAGTGCTTTCACACTTCTCTTATCCTGAAATAAATTTTTATACAGCGGATCTTTCAGCGAGCGAGTTTGTTCTACCTGAAGCCGACGTGTATTTTATTTTTGACTATGGCAACGAAAGCGCCGTTAAAAAAACGCTTGTTGATCTTCAAAAAATCGCGCAAAAGAGATCCATTGAAGTCATCGCTCGCGGACGCTTAAGCCGCTTCCTGGTTCATAAGGAGCACCCATGGCTTTCGGAGGTTGAAACTCCCCGCCATTATCCGCATTTTTCTATTTACCGGTCATAA
- a CDS encoding O-methyltransferase, with amino-acid sequence MRETVLTNREVYMGSLLLEENECKQQSRKFAEELGLARISISPAEAQLIKTLVRLHGAKKFVEIGTLTGLSAQYLFEALPEGGELWTLEKEPKHGDMASQVFNKLDQTKKKIHLVLGDAREELTKLSTQGPFDGVFIDGNKAAYFDYLSWAESNLRPGGLILADNIFLSGSVWGDTALQRFSEKQIKIMQEFNERLSDPALFEAAIVPSYEGLFVAIKK; translated from the coding sequence ATGCGTGAAACAGTGCTAACAAACAGAGAAGTCTATATGGGTTCTCTTCTTCTTGAAGAGAATGAATGCAAACAGCAATCGCGAAAATTCGCGGAAGAGTTGGGCTTGGCCCGCATTAGTATTTCTCCGGCAGAGGCGCAACTGATCAAAACTCTGGTGCGTTTGCATGGTGCAAAGAAGTTTGTGGAGATCGGAACGCTCACAGGCTTATCTGCGCAGTACCTTTTTGAAGCCCTTCCCGAAGGGGGCGAGCTTTGGACCTTGGAAAAAGAGCCGAAGCACGGCGATATGGCTTCGCAAGTATTTAATAAACTAGATCAGACGAAAAAGAAAATTCATTTGGTTTTAGGTGATGCCCGTGAAGAGCTGACAAAGCTTTCTACGCAAGGGCCCTTTGATGGTGTTTTCATTGATGGCAACAAGGCTGCTTATTTTGATTATTTGTCCTGGGCTGAAAGCAATTTGCGCCCGGGCGGTTTGATTCTGGCCGATAATATTTTCTTAAGCGGTTCTGTTTGGGGAGATACGGCCCTGCAGCGTTTTTCAGAAAAACAAATAAAGATCATGCAAGAATTCAACGAACGTCTTTCAGATCCGGCGCTTTTTGAAGCGGCCATCGTACCAAGTTATGAAGGACTTTTTGTCGCGATCAAAAAATAA
- a CDS encoding OmpA family protein yields MKFTTVLILTLALGACASKEIKREYVTSAKPQQPAPRTRTTPLSGASSDLRKNTKFITLSQNIRFNVASTELSPSSRRALDEIANEIKKTEDSFGRIRIEGLTDPTGDAERNQQLSQRRADTVRNYLISRGVSEEKLEAVGKGPVNNNTMASAAQNARDRRVDFEIIE; encoded by the coding sequence ATGAAATTCACAACCGTTCTGATTTTGACATTGGCTCTTGGTGCTTGTGCTTCCAAAGAAATCAAGAGGGAGTACGTCACTTCTGCGAAACCACAGCAGCCAGCTCCACGCACTCGCACCACTCCGTTGTCGGGCGCTTCTTCGGATTTACGCAAGAACACGAAGTTCATCACTCTTTCACAGAACATTCGTTTTAACGTCGCAAGTACAGAGCTGTCTCCGTCAAGCCGCAGAGCTTTAGATGAAATTGCCAATGAAATCAAAAAAACAGAAGACTCCTTTGGACGAATTCGCATTGAAGGTCTCACAGACCCCACAGGAGATGCGGAACGCAATCAGCAGCTCTCTCAAAGGCGCGCCGACACTGTTCGCAATTACCTGATCTCGCGCGGAGTTTCGGAAGAAAAACTGGAGGCCGTCGGCAAAGGCCCTGTGAACAACAACACCATGGCCTCCGCCGCACAGAATGCCCGTGATCGTCGTGTTGACTTTGAGATTATCGAATAA
- a CDS encoding error-prone DNA polymerase has product MAILISGNHKIKLPSLPQNSSKATLPIKKAQCFVELMGRSNFSFLQGASSPEEMVQTAIEHGYDGLGICDLNGLYGVARGFQTMQSPSLFTASMKAKEGFKYLIGSELTLTDETTVTLIPINKQGYSHLCELLTLGKRQAAKGFSKLSLEQIEKYNQGLLCLALPPWTDKRYERLEKIFNDRLYLPVWRDLTWESHEFCKHAFELEEKYQARLFVTQRPFMHVPERKELFDVLTCILHHTTLQEAKNKLIQNAERCLKSLEDLSFLWQDRLDLVEKTVEIAARVTFSLDEIRYRYPNSNLPAGLTPSEHLRDLAWQGAKWRYPEGVPDKIRKMIDYELELIKELEYEDYFLTLKEICDFAASKNILYQGRGSAANSVVCYCIGLTSVDPTKVDLLFERFISRERREPPDIDIDFEHNRREEVIQHIYEKYNERHAAMVCTVVRYRSRMAIRETAKVFGIPLAKINEMIKFMGRDGFSRLLEPDSADRFGLPHDQWKMFLHLAHQLRGFPRHLGIHTGGFLITQDPITEMVPVEKATMNGRYVIQWNKDDVALLKLMKIDVLSLGMLTCLRKCFDLLREHKGLNFNLATLPPEDESTYEMIGKADTVGVFQIESRAQMQTLPRMKPKNFYDLVVEVALVRPGPLQGGMVHPYLRRRQGLEKVTYAHELLRPILEKTHGVPIFQEQVMKMVIAAADFSPGEADELRRIMSSAWRKQSTMDGIKKRILDGFARHGITYEYGEQIYKTIEGFANYGFPESHAASFALLTYASCYIKNKHPDVFACGLLNSQPMGFYAPRTLVAEAQRHGVEVRPLCIQNSQYDYTLEDKGNKEHALRVGLRSLYGIPEALIRRIEESRQNHGSFLNVADFIQRTELPRSALIKIAASGAFDCFNTNVRELIWELESLSLDQESFLWGHPKEQFDLENEEDNDSDLLPFESNWDRLRREYDSKGFSVDSHPLSVLRSYLKNKSQEFISKRYVPFFNSGDLPRMKNKTKVRLAGLVSVTQRPPTAKGMCFITLEDEFGFMNIVIHPDVYQKDRLAIYGKSLLEIQGQVEKVGELINIRAARVLPLI; this is encoded by the coding sequence ATGGCTATTTTGATTAGTGGAAATCACAAGATAAAACTTCCTTCTCTTCCTCAGAATTCTTCGAAAGCAACACTCCCCATTAAAAAGGCCCAATGCTTTGTGGAGTTGATGGGGCGAAGTAATTTTTCTTTTCTGCAAGGGGCTTCCTCCCCTGAAGAAATGGTGCAAACGGCCATTGAGCATGGTTATGACGGGTTAGGCATTTGTGATCTCAATGGTCTTTATGGAGTGGCCCGCGGATTTCAAACGATGCAGTCGCCGTCTCTTTTTACGGCTTCGATGAAAGCCAAAGAAGGTTTTAAATATCTCATTGGTTCTGAACTGACTTTAACGGATGAAACCACCGTCACTTTGATCCCAATCAATAAACAAGGCTACTCACATCTGTGCGAGCTTTTGACATTGGGAAAAAGACAAGCGGCCAAAGGTTTTTCAAAACTCAGTCTGGAACAAATAGAAAAATACAATCAAGGATTGTTGTGTCTGGCACTTCCACCCTGGACTGATAAACGCTATGAACGCTTAGAAAAGATTTTTAATGATCGACTGTATTTGCCGGTGTGGCGCGATCTGACGTGGGAGTCTCACGAATTCTGCAAACATGCTTTTGAGTTGGAAGAAAAATATCAAGCACGCCTTTTTGTCACGCAACGCCCTTTTATGCACGTGCCAGAAAGAAAAGAACTCTTTGATGTGTTAACTTGCATTTTGCATCACACAACATTGCAAGAAGCTAAGAATAAACTAATTCAAAATGCGGAACGTTGTTTGAAGAGTCTCGAAGATCTTTCTTTCTTATGGCAAGACCGTTTGGACCTTGTGGAAAAAACTGTGGAGATCGCCGCACGTGTGACGTTTTCGTTAGATGAAATTCGTTACCGCTATCCCAATTCGAATCTTCCCGCGGGACTCACACCCAGTGAGCATTTGAGGGATTTAGCTTGGCAAGGTGCTAAATGGCGCTACCCCGAGGGTGTTCCCGATAAAATCAGAAAAATGATCGATTATGAACTCGAACTTATTAAAGAGCTTGAGTACGAAGATTATTTTCTGACTCTCAAAGAGATCTGCGATTTTGCCGCGAGTAAAAATATTTTGTATCAAGGACGTGGCTCTGCTGCGAATTCGGTCGTCTGTTATTGTATTGGCTTAACGTCTGTTGATCCCACAAAAGTGGATTTGCTTTTTGAAAGATTTATTTCGCGTGAGCGCCGTGAGCCACCGGATATTGATATCGACTTTGAACACAATCGTCGTGAAGAAGTCATTCAGCATATTTACGAAAAGTACAACGAACGTCATGCCGCCATGGTGTGCACCGTAGTTCGTTATCGTTCACGCATGGCAATTCGCGAGACAGCGAAAGTTTTTGGCATTCCTCTTGCGAAAATCAACGAGATGATTAAATTCATGGGCCGCGATGGCTTCAGCCGTTTGCTGGAGCCAGACTCTGCGGATCGCTTTGGTCTGCCTCACGATCAATGGAAAATGTTTTTGCATTTAGCTCATCAACTGCGCGGCTTTCCCCGTCACTTAGGAATTCACACAGGCGGTTTTTTAATCACGCAGGATCCGATCACCGAAATGGTGCCGGTTGAAAAAGCGACGATGAATGGCCGCTATGTGATTCAGTGGAATAAAGACGATGTGGCTTTATTAAAACTGATGAAGATTGACGTCTTAAGTCTGGGAATGCTGACATGTTTGCGTAAGTGTTTTGATCTTTTGCGGGAGCATAAAGGATTGAACTTTAACCTTGCAACACTGCCCCCTGAAGATGAATCGACTTATGAGATGATCGGCAAAGCAGACACCGTGGGTGTTTTCCAAATCGAATCACGCGCGCAGATGCAAACACTGCCACGAATGAAACCCAAAAACTTTTATGATCTTGTTGTTGAGGTCGCGCTTGTTCGTCCTGGTCCTTTACAAGGGGGCATGGTTCATCCTTACTTGCGCCGTCGCCAAGGTTTAGAAAAAGTCACCTATGCGCATGAACTCTTAAGACCTATCTTGGAAAAAACCCATGGCGTTCCTATTTTCCAAGAGCAAGTCATGAAGATGGTGATTGCGGCGGCTGATTTTTCACCGGGTGAAGCTGATGAGCTTCGTCGAATTATGTCTTCAGCGTGGAGAAAGCAATCCACCATGGATGGAATTAAAAAACGCATTTTGGATGGCTTTGCCAGACACGGCATTACTTATGAATACGGTGAACAGATTTATAAAACCATCGAAGGTTTTGCAAATTACGGATTCCCTGAAAGCCATGCCGCGAGTTTCGCGCTTTTGACCTATGCAAGCTGTTACATTAAAAATAAACATCCCGATGTTTTTGCCTGCGGGCTTTTAAACAGTCAGCCGATGGGGTTTTATGCTCCTCGCACGCTGGTTGCCGAAGCTCAGCGCCATGGTGTGGAAGTTCGTCCTTTATGTATTCAAAACTCGCAATACGATTACACTTTAGAAGATAAAGGCAACAAGGAACATGCTCTGCGTGTGGGACTTCGTTCTTTGTATGGAATTCCCGAAGCCTTGATCCGTCGAATTGAAGAATCACGCCAGAATCACGGGTCTTTTCTGAATGTCGCTGACTTCATTCAACGCACAGAGCTTCCGCGCAGTGCTTTGATTAAAATAGCGGCTTCAGGAGCTTTTGATTGTTTTAACACCAATGTGCGTGAACTGATCTGGGAGTTAGAAAGTTTAAGTCTGGATCAAGAGAGTTTTCTTTGGGGACATCCTAAAGAACAGTTTGATTTAGAAAATGAAGAAGACAATGACTCAGACCTTTTGCCTTTTGAATCCAATTGGGACCGTTTACGTCGGGAATACGATAGCAAAGGTTTTTCCGTGGACTCCCATCCGCTTTCAGTTCTGCGTTCTTATTTAAAAAACAAAAGTCAGGAGTTTATTTCCAAGCGCTATGTGCCGTTTTTTAATTCCGGCGATTTACCGCGCATGAAAAACAAAACCAAGGTGCGCTTGGCAGGTCTGGTTTCTGTGACTCAAAGACCGCCGACAGCCAAGGGAATGTGTTTTATTACTTTGGAAGATGAGTTTGGATTTATGAATATTGTCATTCATCCTGACGTCTATCAAAAAGACCGTTTGGCGATTTATGGAAAGTCTTTACTGGAAATTCAAGGTCAGGTGGAAAAAGTAGGAGAGTTGATCAATATTCGCGCCGCCCGCGTTCTGCCCTTGATTTAA
- a CDS encoding DUF4423 domain-containing protein, with the protein MNMPVDTAYSDLLEMQDARAFLKRALEVRYRKKGKINLADFSRRAGFSSRSFLSEYLAGKKGLSRESVGQLKTALKLPKPYLDLFSLLVGKDQPELLSRKLTLEDIDKQVGSIKVSVARQTEALSQIKDPSRLISKPTLFRVFAALGTEEEGASLHEIATRANMPLENVHESLQFLLNEGAITTQNGRYYVRSSQIDFLKLSDSASLADLTRTLCSQIRTDANEIAADSKNYLFYTAFSLQSHQLPEFKEKLRDAIFGVLDQYQDDRGDCVHEVFLCSRT; encoded by the coding sequence ATGAACATGCCCGTCGACACTGCTTATTCGGATCTTTTGGAAATGCAAGACGCCCGAGCTTTTTTGAAAAGAGCTTTGGAAGTTCGTTATCGCAAAAAAGGGAAAATCAATCTTGCGGATTTCTCTCGCCGCGCTGGTTTTTCTTCTCGCAGCTTTCTTTCAGAATACCTCGCTGGAAAAAAAGGACTTTCTCGTGAAAGCGTAGGTCAGCTTAAAACAGCTTTGAAACTTCCAAAACCTTATCTGGATTTGTTTTCCTTGCTTGTTGGCAAAGACCAGCCAGAGCTTCTTTCAAGAAAATTGACTTTGGAAGATATCGACAAACAAGTCGGCTCTATCAAAGTTTCTGTGGCTCGCCAGACTGAGGCGTTGTCACAAATCAAAGATCCCAGTCGTTTGATTTCAAAGCCCACTTTGTTCCGCGTATTTGCGGCTTTAGGAACTGAGGAAGAGGGCGCAAGTCTTCATGAAATTGCAACGCGTGCAAATATGCCACTTGAAAACGTGCATGAGTCTTTGCAATTCTTATTGAACGAGGGCGCGATCACGACACAAAACGGTCGTTATTATGTACGCTCTAGCCAAATTGATTTCTTAAAGCTTTCGGACTCTGCAAGCCTTGCGGATTTAACAAGAACACTGTGTTCACAAATCCGTACGGACGCCAATGAAATTGCCGCAGATTCGAAAAATTATCTTTTCTATACGGCGTTTTCTTTGCAATCCCACCAATTGCCGGAGTTCAAAGAAAAACTGCGCGATGCCATTTTCGGGGTTCTTGACCAATATCAAGACGACCGTGGTGACTGCGTGCACGAAGTGTTCTTGTGCTCTCGCACTTAA
- a CDS encoding recA protein, with product MSTLALPELANIPFVSAEHLQPPAGLATGVSVLDDFLLWKGIPQGDLSLFQGIPGTGATSLWVRIVQNVHAQNKWAAWINGDTQLFPAHLSHHKLNLKKLLVVKEPKENEQLFWLLQELITSSLFEVIGCNLKDIFLKNHQLQKLKRLCRLHKVALVFINQKPTKFINPLFSFMVLFQRDFITIQRALHRPTPFNIAGSMIHANFMHQFKNTARKLLS from the coding sequence ATGAGCACCCTCGCCCTTCCCGAATTAGCAAATATCCCTTTCGTGTCTGCGGAGCACTTGCAACCTCCTGCAGGTTTGGCCACTGGAGTTTCCGTTCTGGATGATTTCCTTTTATGGAAAGGAATTCCGCAAGGAGATTTAAGTCTCTTTCAAGGAATTCCCGGAACGGGAGCTACTTCTTTATGGGTGCGCATTGTGCAAAACGTGCATGCGCAAAACAAGTGGGCCGCGTGGATCAATGGCGACACGCAACTTTTCCCGGCGCACTTGTCTCACCATAAGTTGAATTTAAAAAAACTTCTGGTGGTGAAAGAGCCTAAAGAAAATGAACAGCTCTTTTGGCTTTTGCAGGAACTTATCACAAGTTCGCTTTTTGAAGTGATTGGCTGCAATCTCAAAGACATCTTTTTAAAGAATCATCAATTGCAGAAATTAAAACGTCTTTGTCGTCTGCACAAAGTGGCTTTGGTGTTTATCAATCAAAAGCCGACCAAGTTCATCAACCCGCTTTTTAGTTTCATGGTTTTGTTTCAACGCGACTTTATCACGATTCAAAGAGCCCTTCACCGTCCGACACCATTTAATATTGCCGGGAGTATGATCCATGCGAACTTTATGCATCAATTTAAAAACACCGCAAGAAAGCTCCTCAGCTGA